Within the candidate division KSB1 bacterium genome, the region CTGCCGGGGTGAAGGAAATGGCTCCGCCTGACACCGTCATGCCGGTGCCCTCACCGCCGGGCCCGGTGGCGGGATCGGTGTGGGATGTGATGAAGCCCGGCGACCCTCTTCCCAAAGACGTGTTGCAAGCCATGGCCAGCCAGGGCGCGGACACACGTTTCGCACAGAAACTCTGGAAAACCCGTCTGCTCGACATCGATGGCGACGGTGCGCGCGAGCTGATGCTTTCCAATGTCATTGAATGGTGTGGCACCGGCGGGTGCGGCGTTTGGCTGTGGCAGCGCCAGCGGCAAGGGCTGCGCAATCTGTTGCCCACCGATGATATTCTCGCCGTTGCGGTGGAGGTCGAATCGACCGCCACCAGGGGCTATCGTGACCTGCGCTTTTATCACCGCGCCGCGAGTGAAGACAACCGCATGTTGTTGGTGAGCGATCTGTTTGCCTGGGACGGCAGCATCTACCGCTATCGTTCGCGCCGGCAGCACGGGGAATATTTGGCCGCGGCCCTCCCGCCCACCTGCTGGAAAGTTGTGCCATGAGGCCTGCCGCCACCACGCGGGGCATGGGCACCGTGACGGCGCGGTCAAACGCGGTCCCTTCTTGCGTCATACCTCAGAACACCACCGCCCGGCCGTCTCGTCCGGCACGGGGCTCGCTCTTTTTCGACTCATGTCCGCCGGGAGCCGGGTGTCCGGCCGGCTTCCTCATGCCCGGGAATGGAGACGGATGAATTTTTTATACCGGCACCGGAAACTCAAACATTCGGAGCTTGACATGAAAAAACGTTTGATTGGCGTTGGCATGCTGGCGGGTTGTCTGCTGACCCTGCCCGCGGCAGCGCAGGATTTCTGGTCATGGTGGGGCGATGGCAAAGCCGAGTTGTCATCATACAAAATAAAAGCGCAGCGCTACGGTGAATTGCGCGAAGGGTATGCGGTTTTGATTTTCGTGACCGAAGACCTTTCCCGCACCACGCGCATCAAAGTCGAATCGGAGGCCATCCCGCCCGCCGACCGTGCACCGGTGCTGAAGCTCAATCACGTCGTGAAATTTCCCACCGGCATTTATGACTATTCTCTCCTGACCTCGACCTTCAGCAGCATAGAATCCGAATTGGGCCGGCCGCCGTTCGAGCCGCTCAAGATTTCATTCACCGCGCAGGAATGGTGCGGCCAGGTTTTTCAAATGGTGATTCCGCAGCGCGATCAGATCGAATTCACCCTGCACAGCTACTTTCAGGGTGAAGGCGATCAAAAGCGAACCCTAAAGCTGCCGGCCAATGCCGCCTTCGAAGACAATTTCCTGATTTGGATTCGTGAGCTGAAAGGCGAGGTTCTGGCCGCCGGCCGGCGCCGTGAAGTGCAAATCTTCCCGAGCGCCTGGGCGTTGCGCAGCGGCCACCGCGAAGCCGCTTTCCAGTCCGGCTGGATTGCCAAGGAGGCGGAGGAATCGCTCAAGCTGGCCGGGGGCGAGTTGTCTGCCTGGCGCTGGCGCTGGCAGGTTGGCAACCGCAGCGAAACGTGCTGGGTGGAGAAGGCCCATCCGCATCGCATTCTTAAATGGCAATCCAGCGACGGTGGCACCGGTGAGCTGATCAAAACCCTGCGCCTGCCCTACTGGCAGTTGCACGACAATGATGATTTGCCCTATCGCGCGCAGCTCGGAATCCCGCAGTAGCCGGTTGCTGGTTGCTCGTCAGAGATCGCTGCCGGCCGGCTCATCAGCCACGAGCAACCGGCAAATTTTCAAACCACCAGTAACGTCGCAAGCGGGGGCAGTATGCCCGGTCAAACCGTAAAACTGTTAAAGGTCTTCATCGCCTCGCCCGGCGATGTGATGGTCGAACGCGAAAAAGCGCGCGAGGAGATTCTGAGCCTGCGTATGCTCGCGCAGAAACACGGCTTTGATCTCGAGGCGACAGGCTGGGAAACGCATGCCGCGCCGGGTATGGGCCGCAGTCAGGCGCGCATCAATCAACTCGTGCGCGAATGCGATTTGTTCCTCGGCATTTTGTGGCGGCGCTTCGGCTTGCCCACCGGCGAGGCGGAATCCGGCACGCTGGAGGAATTCAATCTCGCGCGCGAACGCTACATGCGAGAGAATGCGCCGGAAATCATGCTCTATTTCCGCGAGGTGCATCCCGACTTTCTCGCTGATCCCGGCCCGCAATTGCAAAAGGTTCTCGAATTCAAACAGCAGGTGGAAGACGGCCGGCTTGCGCTTTACACCAACTATCGCGACCCCGGGCATTTTGCCGCGTTGCTGCGCCAGCACATTACTGATTGGTTGCTGAAATTGGTTCCCGAAGACCGCCCGGGCGCTCCCAGCGCTCGTGTGGTAGAAGAAATCCCGCCTCTCAGCGCCTTCGCCGAACATCTCGAATACTGCCGCACTGAATTGCAGAAAACCGCACGGCCGTTGCGGTTGCGCACGCTCACTTTGCCGCCGCTGTTTCTGGAAGAAGTCGAGGCCGAGCGGCCGCGCAACATGAAAGTGAGCATTGCGGTCAAGACGTTCCCGCGGCTTCTCATTTTGGGAGAGCCGGGCGCGGGCAAAACCACCTCGCTCAAAAAACTCGCGGCAGAATATGCGGTTTGGCACGGCGAAGGCAGGAAGCCGGGAGGCAATGAACCGGAGGATTTCACCCTTCCTCTTTTTGTCGATCTCTCCGCCTATCCCACCCTTGCCGCCAAAGATGCCCAATATGGCCTGTGGCGTTTGATCACCGCGAGTGTACGCGGCGTGCATGATGTCGATGTGCGCAAACGCCTCGCGGCCGGCGGCTGCCTGCTGCTGTTCGACGGGCTGAACGAAGTCGGCGAGGCTTATGACGAAGTCGTGCATCATCTCCGCCATCTTGTGCACGACATTCCGCACAATCGTTTTGTCGTGACCTGCCGGCCCGGCATTTATCGCGACGAATTGCGCCACGAATTTACGGCGTTCCAACTGAAACGCTTGAGCAGCTTCAATGCCTCGAAGGTTTTGGAGATTGAAATCGGCGCAGAAAAAGCGCAGCCGGCATGGAAAGGCTTGGACGAATACACGCGCGACCTGTGCCGCAATCCGCTCATGCTCACGCTGTTGGCGGACGAGCTGCGCGCCAGCGACAACCCGCCGCAGAATCGCGCGGAGCTGTTCGACCGTTTTATCGATCGTTATTTGAGCGAATGGGCGCGCGTGAAAGGCGCAGGCTCGGTGCGGGTGGAAAAAGAGATTCTCTCGGCGCTGGCGTGGCGACTCGGCACCAGCCGGACGTTGCTTTCGGCGGATGAGGCTGCGGCTGTCATGTCCGCCCGGCTGGCGGAACTCCAGCGCAAGAACGAAGCGCCGGCGCATCTGAACGTTGCAGATCTCAGTCGCGAATTTCTCCACCACGGCCTGCTGCGCGAAAGCGCGGGCCAAACCGGTTTCTTTCACCAGGCCGTGCAGGAATACTTCTTCGCGCGTGAAGTGGCGCTGCATCAATCAATCGAATATGTTTTCAAGCATGTCAGCGACCCCGAATGGGCAGAAGTGCTGGTGTTTGTGTGTGGGCTGGTGGAGGATGCGACGGAGGTGGTGAGGGAGGTGATGAAAACGGATTTGTATTTGGCGGCGAAGTGTGCTGCCTATGCAAAGTATGTTGTCGCGGAGACTGTCGATGAAATTGCCGTCCAAAAGATGGCTGGCTTTGGGCGAATTTGGGTATTGCATACAGATACAACAAAGAACTTGAAGCGTCAGAATCGTGCTTGCAGCAGGCGGTTACACTGAACCACGACTCCCCGTGGCGGCATCACCATCTCGGACGCACATTTTCGATAAAAAAAACTATATGGGCGCTATGGAACAATTCCAAATTGCGACGAATTTTGACTTTGAATATGCCGCCCCGCATTTGGGCTTGGGAGAGCTTGATTTTGAGCATTTCAACTTAATTGAGAAGGCAATCGACGAATACCAGCTTGCCATTCAATTTGAACAGCGGCCTTCACGTCTATCTCATTTCCTCCCAAAGCTCGCCCGCGCCCTCGAAGCCGCGGGCCGCACCGCCGAAGCCCGCCAGCGCTACCAGGAATATCTCGATCGCTTCCCCTGGGGCGAGCATGCGCAGGAGGCGCTGGCAGCGTTGGAGCGGCTGGGCGGTGAATAACAATTCGTCGTTCGCAAGCAACACTTGTGCTGAATTTCCAAAACAAAAATGCCCGGATGGAACAATCTATCAGGGCATTTCCATTTCAGCAAAGTCAATCAAGCTTCACGGCTCCGAGCAACTGTGGAAGAAGCCGCATTGGGGGCAAATCAAACGGCAGCGGAAGTTTTGCAGGCGGGTGCCGCAATTGTCGCAATACACCCAGTAGCCACAGGCCTCTTCCGCCAGAGGGGCTTTTGCTTCCCAATCCGGCTTCGGCATGTGGGCGGAGGCGGGCCGTGAGAGCGGCAGGTACTCCAGCTCGGGAATGTTGAACATGCGCCCTTCCTCCTTAAAACAAGGGCCTGCCCACCATTTCAAAGACCATGAACAGAATCGTGCCCAGTGTCAATGCGCCAAAAACCAGCGCAATGGCGCCGAATTTGACATTTTCCCTCATCTCCAGGCCGTAGGCCATGGCCGGCGCGGTGTTGACCGTGAGGTCGCCGTTGATTCGCGCCTGGCAGGCCAGACGTTCCTTCGGCTGGTCACCGAGCTGCAGCTTCTCGAAGATCGTCGGCG harbors:
- a CDS encoding NACHT domain-containing protein, whose protein sequence is MPGQTVKLLKVFIASPGDVMVEREKAREEILSLRMLAQKHGFDLEATGWETHAAPGMGRSQARINQLVRECDLFLGILWRRFGLPTGEAESGTLEEFNLARERYMRENAPEIMLYFREVHPDFLADPGPQLQKVLEFKQQVEDGRLALYTNYRDPGHFAALLRQHITDWLLKLVPEDRPGAPSARVVEEIPPLSAFAEHLEYCRTELQKTARPLRLRTLTLPPLFLEEVEAERPRNMKVSIAVKTFPRLLILGEPGAGKTTSLKKLAAEYAVWHGEGRKPGGNEPEDFTLPLFVDLSAYPTLAAKDAQYGLWRLITASVRGVHDVDVRKRLAAGGCLLLFDGLNEVGEAYDEVVHHLRHLVHDIPHNRFVVTCRPGIYRDELRHEFTAFQLKRLSSFNASKVLEIEIGAEKAQPAWKGLDEYTRDLCRNPLMLTLLADELRASDNPPQNRAELFDRFIDRYLSEWARVKGAGSVRVEKEILSALAWRLGTSRTLLSADEAAAVMSARLAELQRKNEAPAHLNVADLSREFLHHGLLRESAGQTGFFHQAVQEYFFAREVALHQSIEYVFKHVSDPEWAEVLVFVCGLVEDATEVVREVMKTDLYLAAKCAAYAKYVVAETVDEIAVQKMAGFGRIWVLHTDTTKNLKRQNRACSRRLH
- a CDS encoding (2Fe-2S)-binding protein → MPTVYFEAENRKVDVPAGTTVRQAAKQAGVSVYGSVNRWLNCRGFGLCGTDRITVQPGECLNPPTIFEKLQLGDQPKERLACQARINGDLTVNTAPAMAYGLEMRENVKFGAIALVFGALTLGTILFMVFEMVGRPLF